From Roseburia hominis, the proteins below share one genomic window:
- a CDS encoding IS1182 family transposase, translated as MLKDHSQLKLSLSPYQGIYDAIIPANHLLRRIKENIDFSFVNPMLRKQYCENFGRPAKEPEMMFKLLFLKKLYDLSDETLISSAQTDMAYKFFLDLEPEEKMIDPSLLTKFRKTRITEDILKEMLKETIQQALDKGLIKSGTIIVDSTHTTASVRAKSPTQILRDMSKQLRKEIYKNAFELSERFPEKPSLEAGLDEEIAYTKELLQVLEEGIETCGNQKIQKISKEMKELLENEQIREIRSKDDKDARFGHKTATSTFYGYKNHLAMTEGRLIAGISVTDGGAPDGQELPKLIEKAQKNGIKVTEVIGDMAYVSDDNLEVCGKEIALIARTNTAVAAAANGNLAEGFCFNKDAGLLQCPAGELSMRVEKRAAKNGNTYLRYIFSKVKCRKCPQRENCRVGKSNSKERSYSITQASAKNMERLKFEESEYFQERMKIRHRIEEKNGELKEAHGLRRADSRGLFAMHVQMYFTAFTANVKRIVRLQELAMA; from the coding sequence ATGTTGAAAGACCATTCACAGTTGAAACTTTCATTATCACCCTATCAGGGGATTTATGATGCAATCATTCCAGCAAATCATCTTTTGCGTAGAATTAAAGAAAATATAGATTTTAGTTTTGTAAATCCAATGCTCCGTAAACAGTATTGTGAAAATTTCGGGCGGCCGGCGAAAGAACCGGAGATGATGTTTAAACTGCTTTTTCTGAAAAAGCTGTACGATCTGTCCGATGAAACCCTGATCAGTAGTGCTCAGACAGACATGGCATATAAATTTTTTCTGGATCTGGAACCAGAAGAAAAAATGATAGATCCCAGTCTTCTGACGAAATTCAGAAAGACCCGCATCACGGAAGATATTCTGAAGGAAATGCTGAAAGAAACAATCCAGCAGGCTCTGGACAAAGGTCTAATCAAATCGGGAACGATTATCGTGGATTCTACCCACACAACTGCATCCGTCCGAGCGAAATCCCCCACACAAATCCTGAGGGATATGAGTAAACAACTTCGGAAAGAGATTTATAAAAATGCTTTTGAATTATCAGAAAGATTTCCAGAGAAACCATCTTTGGAAGCAGGATTGGACGAAGAGATCGCCTATACGAAGGAACTGCTCCAGGTTCTGGAGGAAGGGATAGAAACCTGTGGAAATCAAAAGATACAGAAAATCTCTAAAGAGATGAAAGAACTGCTTGAGAACGAACAGATCAGAGAGATCCGTTCCAAAGATGATAAAGATGCACGGTTTGGGCACAAAACGGCGACCAGTACGTTTTATGGGTATAAGAATCATCTCGCAATGACAGAAGGCCGTCTGATTGCTGGGATAAGTGTAACAGATGGAGGAGCACCGGATGGTCAGGAATTGCCGAAACTGATAGAAAAAGCACAGAAAAATGGAATAAAAGTAACAGAAGTTATCGGAGATATGGCATATGTCAGTGATGATAATCTGGAAGTATGCGGAAAAGAGATTGCACTGATTGCCCGAACGAATACAGCTGTAGCGGCGGCTGCAAACGGAAACCTTGCGGAGGGGTTCTGTTTCAATAAAGATGCAGGGTTGCTGCAATGTCCTGCCGGAGAGCTTTCCATGCGAGTGGAAAAGAGAGCTGCCAAAAACGGGAACACCTATTTAAGATATATATTTAGCAAAGTTAAGTGCCGGAAATGCCCACAAAGAGAAAACTGCCGTGTAGGAAAATCAAACTCAAAAGAACGAAGTTACAGTATCACGCAGGCAAGCGCGAAAAACATGGAAAGGCTTAAATTTGAAGAAAGTGAATACTTCCAAGAGAGAATGAAAATCCGGCATAGGATAGAAGAAAAGAATGGAGAATTAAAAGAAGCCCACGGTTTGCGCAGAGCAGATTCAAGAGGGTTATTTGCTATGCATGTTCAAATGTATTTTACCGCATTTACAGCAAATGTAAAAAGGATAGTAAGATTACAGGAATTGGCTATGGCTTAA
- a CDS encoding low molecular weight protein-tyrosine-phosphatase, which translates to MIKILFVCHGNICRSPMAEFIFRDMVQKRGMGSLFSIASAATSREEIGNPVHYGTARKLKEHGISTYGKYAVQMKKQDYAAYDYIIGMEYRNIRNIERIIGSDPEHKVHRLLDFSANPRDIADPWYTGNFDRTYDDIVEGCEALFLHIMENEQ; encoded by the coding sequence ATGATAAAAATACTTTTTGTGTGCCACGGCAACATTTGTCGTTCCCCCATGGCGGAATTCATTTTCCGCGACATGGTGCAAAAACGAGGCATGGGATCCTTATTTTCCATCGCCTCCGCGGCAACCAGCCGCGAGGAAATTGGTAATCCGGTTCATTATGGAACCGCAAGGAAACTAAAAGAACATGGTATCAGCACATATGGGAAATATGCTGTACAGATGAAAAAGCAGGATTACGCAGCCTATGATTACATCATAGGAATGGAATACCGCAATATTCGAAATATTGAACGTATTATCGGTTCAGACCCGGAGCATAAGGTTCATCGGCTGTTGGATTTTTCGGCCAATCCCAGGGACATTGCGGATCCGTGGTATACAGGTAATTTTGACAGAACCTATGATGATATTGTGGAGGGGTGTGAGGCTTTATTTTTGCATATTATGGAAAATGAGCAGTAA
- the mgtE gene encoding magnesium transporter, whose protein sequence is MEKKILEMTEETRMVRRPDYKSEITEIVRSNFSPKLMSSHLRDYHENDIAEALSTLALPERRKLYRILDAAVLSDIFEYMDENDVALYLEEMDLKKAAVIISNMETDAAVEVLREIRKEKRELLIELLDESIRKDIALIASFDEDEIGSRMTKNYIVIRENLSVKQAMSELIAQAAKNDNIATLFVVDESDAFYGALDLKNLIIARQDTALEELVMTSYPYVYGNEAIDDCIEKLKDYSENSIPVLDNNNHLLGVITSQNIIAVVDEELGEDYARLAGLTAEEDLKEPLKESMKKRLPWLLVLLVLGMVVSSVVGIFEQVVSQLTLIMCFQSLILDMAGNVGTQSLAVTIRVLMDENLATRQKFMLVGKEVKIGFFNGVILGSSSFLLIGLYIWLAKSKMMAFSFTVSGCIGLSLMFAMVISSAVGTMIPLFFKKIKIDPAVASGPLITTINDLVAVVTYYSLSWFLLLKI, encoded by the coding sequence ATGGAGAAGAAAATATTGGAAATGACAGAAGAGACCAGAATGGTCCGGAGACCGGACTACAAAAGCGAGATAACGGAGATAGTCCGGAGTAATTTTTCGCCGAAGCTGATGAGCAGCCATCTGCGCGATTATCATGAAAATGATATTGCGGAGGCGCTTTCGACCCTGGCTTTGCCGGAAAGAAGGAAGCTGTATCGCATTTTGGACGCAGCCGTGTTGTCTGATATTTTTGAATATATGGACGAAAATGATGTGGCGTTATATTTGGAAGAGATGGATTTGAAAAAGGCGGCAGTTATCATTTCCAATATGGAGACAGATGCTGCGGTGGAGGTGCTTCGCGAGATTCGGAAGGAGAAGCGGGAACTGTTAATTGAGTTGCTTGATGAGAGTATCCGAAAGGATATCGCGCTGATTGCTTCGTTTGATGAGGACGAGATTGGCAGCAGAATGACGAAGAATTACATTGTGATCCGGGAGAATTTGTCGGTAAAGCAGGCGATGAGCGAGTTAATCGCTCAGGCGGCTAAAAATGATAATATCGCTACACTTTTTGTGGTCGACGAATCAGATGCATTTTACGGGGCATTGGATTTGAAGAATCTGATCATTGCCAGGCAGGATACGGCGCTGGAAGAATTGGTCATGACTTCCTATCCCTATGTTTACGGGAATGAGGCGATAGATGATTGTATCGAAAAACTGAAGGATTATTCGGAGAACTCGATACCGGTACTGGACAATAATAACCATCTTCTGGGGGTAATCACTTCGCAGAATATTATCGCGGTCGTGGACGAGGAGCTGGGAGAAGATTACGCCAGACTGGCAGGTTTGACTGCCGAAGAGGATCTGAAGGAACCGCTCAAAGAAAGTATGAAAAAAAGGCTTCCCTGGCTTTTAGTGCTTCTGGTCCTTGGTATGGTGGTTTCCTCGGTAGTCGGTATATTTGAACAGGTAGTATCGCAGCTCACCCTGATTATGTGTTTCCAGTCGCTCATTTTGGATATGGCGGGAAATGTTGGGACGCAGTCACTGGCTGTGACGATCCGTGTCCTTATGGACGAAAATCTTGCTACACGGCAGAAATTTATGTTAGTAGGCAAAGAGGTAAAGATCGGATTTTTTAATGGTGTGATATTGGGATCCTCTTCTTTTTTGCTGATCGGCCTGTATATCTGGCTTGCTAAGAGCAAAATGATGGCGTTTTCCTTCACGGTCTCCGGCTGCATCGGGCTGTCGCTTATGTTCGCGATGGTCATATCCAGTGCGGTGGGGACGATGATTCCTCTGTTTTTCAAGAAGATTAAGATAGATCCTGCGGTTGCGTCGGGACCGCTGATTACGACGATTAATGATTTGGTGGCAGTGGTTACTTATTACAGTTTGAGTTGGTTTTTGCTGTTGAAGATTTAG